In Erigeron canadensis isolate Cc75 chromosome 7, C_canadensis_v1, whole genome shotgun sequence, one DNA window encodes the following:
- the LOC122608749 gene encoding two-component response regulator ARR17-like produces MSSSSSSKIGMSSQLVNHEQDERPHVLVVDDSLVDRKIMETLFTNSACRVTTAESGQKALEFLGQGEDRHANINHQGSKIHLVVTDYCMPGMTGYDLLKKVKESSGMKEIPVIVVSSENVPTRIEKCLKEGAEEFILKPLKPSDVKKLRCHMQFTQPIRGRICIGR; encoded by the exons atgagttcatcatcatcatcaaaaatagGAATGAGTAGTCAATTAGTTAATCATGAACAAGATGAAAGGCCTCATGTTTTGGTTGTGGATGATAGTTTGGTTGATCGTAAAATCATGGAAACACTCTTCACCAACTCTGCATGTAGag TAACAACAGCAGAAAGCGGGCAAAAGGCATTGGAGTTTTTAGGTCAAGGAGAAGACAGACACGCCAACATCAACCACCAA GGCTCAAAGATACATTTAGTTGTTACAGATTACTGTATGCCAGGAATGACAGGATATGATCTCCTCAAAAAGGTTAAG GAATCATCTGGTATGAAAGAGATCCCGGTCATTGTAGTCTCGTCTGAGAATGTCCCTACTCGAATTGAAAA GTGTTTGAAAGAGGGTGCTGAAGAGTTCATTTTAAAACCTCTGAAACCGTCTGATGTTAAGAAGCTAAGATGCCACATGCAGTTCACACAACCAATAAGGGGAAGGATTTGCATAGGAAGATAA